Sequence from the candidate division WOR-3 bacterium genome:
ATCGCTAATCAAGGGTGGTACCCAATAAGGGTCGTTTTTGTACAGGTCAAAAGGCAGGGAGACGAATTGGTCAAGTTCAGCATTGGTTTTTACCGGGCGGATGTTTATCGTGCTCAAGGTATCAAGCCGCTCTTTTTCCCAACCTTTTCAAAAATCTCCAGTGCCTGGTCAATGTCTTCGTCGGTGTGGGTTGCCATATAACTGGTGCGGATAAGGGAACGGTTGGGTGGAACGGCAGGTGGCAGAACCGGGTTAGCAAAAATCCCGGCATCGAACAGGGTGCGCCAGAAGTTAAGGGTTTTCATATCGTCTCCGATATGAATGGGTACGATCGGGGTTGCGGTTGTGCCGAGGTTATAACCCATCGCCCGTAAACCTTCAATTGCCCGATGGGCATTGCGCCAGAGCTGTTTTCGTCGTTCAGGCTCGGACTTGATAATTTTCAGGGCAGCAAGCACGGTTGCGGCGGCAGTGGGTGGTATTGCCGCCGAGAAGATTAAGGGGCGTGCCTGGTGGCGGATAAAGGTAATTACTTTGTGTGCCCCAACCACATAACCACCAATGGTGGCAAACGATTTGGAGAATGTTCCCATAATCAGGTCAACTTCATCCTCGACCCCAAAGTATTCGGCAGTGCCCCGGCCAGTTTCACCGAGAACTCCAACGGCATGGGCATCATCAACCATCAGTCGGCAATGGTACTTTTTCACCAGAGGTACAATTTTATCCAGCGGTGCAATGTCCCCTTCCATTGAAAAGATGCCGTCAACGATTACCAGTTTGCCCGCATCCTTTGGACAACTCTTCACCACCAGTTCCAGCGATTCCGGGTCATTGTGGGCAAATCTTTTGACTGAGCCGTAAGACATTTGACAGCCGTCAACGATTGAAGCGTGGTCAAGTTTGTCGGTGATGGCGATGTCACCGCGGCGCACCAGCGCTGAAACAACACCGAGGTTGGTCTGGTAACCGGTTGAAAAAACGATACAGTCCTCTTTTTTGTAAAAGTCTGCCAGTTCCGCTTCCAGTTGTACATGGAGGTCGAGGGTGCCATTTAAGAAGCGGGAGCCGGTGCAACCGGTGCCGTATTTTTTTATGGCTTCAATTGCCGCTTCTTTAACCCTGGGGTCGGTAGTAAGGCCAAGATAGTTGTTGGAACCGAGCATTATCAACTCTTTGCCATCGATTACTACCCGGCGGTCAGGTTCTGAGTTCAGAGGAATAAAGTAGGGGTAATAACCCGCTCGTTTTGCACGGTCAACGATGGGGTAATATTCCTGACATTTTGCAAATAAGTCCATTGGGTTTGATTGTAGATGAGCAGATGTTAAAGTCAAGTAAGCACCACACTTGCCTTATTGGCAAAAGATGGATATATTGGATAACAGGAAGATGAATTGTTTTCTTCTGACACTGCTTCTACCCCTTCTTTCAGGGCGGACTAACCCATCAGAATTTCAGGTTATTCGGATTATCTGGACTTCGGACCTGCATTGCCAGATTTTGCCAACGCCCGATTTCGCTTCGGCTGGTTTACCAAGAAGGCAACTGGG
This genomic interval carries:
- a CDS encoding pyridoxal phosphate-dependent aminotransferase family protein, whose product is MDLFAKCQEYYPIVDRAKRAGYYPYFIPLNSEPDRRVVIDGKELIMLGSNNYLGLTTDPRVKEAAIEAIKKYGTGCTGSRFLNGTLDLHVQLEAELADFYKKEDCIVFSTGYQTNLGVVSALVRRGDIAITDKLDHASIVDGCQMSYGSVKRFAHNDPESLELVVKSCPKDAGKLVIVDGIFSMEGDIAPLDKIVPLVKKYHCRLMVDDAHAVGVLGETGRGTAEYFGVEDEVDLIMGTFSKSFATIGGYVVGAHKVITFIRHQARPLIFSAAIPPTAAATVLAALKIIKSEPERRKQLWRNAHRAIEGLRAMGYNLGTTATPIVPIHIGDDMKTLNFWRTLFDAGIFANPVLPPAVPPNRSLIRTSYMATHTDEDIDQALEIFEKVGKKSGLIP